GTCCCGTACCGCCTTGGTTATACTGCGCCTGATTTTAATAAGCTGACGTTCACACAAGGCTCTACTTTAGAACCTCGATGATCAGAAGGCTACGCTCTGGATTTACGTTCCAGCTCGCAGAAAGGAAAAACCATGTCTCAATATGTTGTATGTGCTCTGTATAAATTCGTTGCACTTGATGATTACCAAGAAATTCGCCAGCCACTAACTGAAGTGCTAGAAGCCAACCAAATCCGCGGTACTTTGCTACTTGCGAGTGAAGGCATCAACGGTACTGTTGCAGGTAAACGCGAATCTATCGACGCTCTTCTTCAATGGTTCAAACAAGATTCTCGTTTGGCTGATGTTGTTTACAAAGAGTCGTTCAACGAAGAACAACCATTCAACCGCACCAAGGTTAAACTTAAGAAAGAAATCGTAACCATGGGCGTTGAAGGCATCGACCCTCGCCATGTTGTCGGCACTTATGTTAAGCCAAACGAATGGAACGACCTCATATCAGATCCAGATGTGATCTTGGTGGATACTCGTAATGATTACGAAGTCGACATCGGCACATTCAAAAACGCCGTAAACCCAAACACAGAAACCTTCCGTGAGTTCCCTCAATACGTTGAAGAAAACCTCGACCCTAAGAAGCACAAAAAAGTTGCGATGTTCTGTACCGGCGGTATTCGTTGTGAAAAATCAACAGCCTACATGAAAGAGCAAGGCTTTGATGAGGTTTACCACCTTGAAGGCGGCATTCTTAAGTACCTAGAAGAAGTGCCAGAAGAAGAGAGCATGTGGGAAGGCGACTGCTACGTATTTGATGGCCGTGTTGCCGTTAACCATCAGCTTGAGAAGAGCGGTTACGATGTATGTAACGCTTGTCGTCTACCAATCACTGACGAAGACAAAGCGTCTGAGCACTTTGAGAAAGGCGTAAGCTGCCCTAAGTGTATTGATAAGCACAGCGACGAGCAGAAAGCGCGTTTCCGTGAACGTGAGAAGCAAGTTCAACTGTCGAATGCTCGTGGCGAAACCCACGTCGGTGGCGAAGCTGCTCACCTTATCGAGCAACGCAAGAAAGCAAAACTCGCACATAAAGAGCAACAACGTTCTGGTAAGAAAACTCAGTAGTTTTTAATACTACTAAAATAATAAAGGGCAGTAACGCATCCAAAATGGAACGTTAATGCCCTTTTTTGATCCTACTCTCGCTTTGTGTTTAGGAACACATTTATCTTCAAAAATAGGCTCTATACTGAAGTTAAGTAGACAAGAGAGGAAGTGCCAATGCTCAATGAAAACCATGCCTTTATCTTAGATTTCCCAGATCTTAAATTAGACATTGTTCAGCTCAACCACGACGATGAAAAATTCAAAGCAGACATGCAGAAATATCACCAACTCGACTACGACATCCGCCAATTAGAAATCTCTGGCAGCCCTATCGATGACGACAGCATGCACAACCTCAAAGTAGAACGCATGGAGCTAAAAGACTCACTTCACAAACAGCTCACTCGACATCACGCGCTTAAAATCGTTTAACCTAATACGCCGCTAATCTATTTTAAGACATTGAAGAACAACGTCGCCAAGTTGTCGATAATAGCGATGATAATTTTGTGGGATTGGCTCTCTACCTAGCTAACCAAGTAAACGGTGACTAAGTAGAGAGCTCAATTACTAACGGTCTGCAGAGATATCCAACTTATCGATCAACGACGGATACCCCCAACCATTTTCGCCCGCCACCACCTGCTCTCCAGTCAAATACTCAAAGAGTGTCGGCGCTAAAGATCCGTTAGCTTCAATTTTCAATGGCTGAGAGTTTTCGCCAATTGGCGCTCCCCAGAATCCTATGAAGGCATCTTTCTCTAAGTAATCCTCTCCAGCATGACGCCCCGGAACTTTGGTGTTATAACCAATTCCAGCTTTCGGGAACAAATTAATCGTGCCAGCCCTATCTTCAAGGTAGATATTGACCAGTTGATTGACAGAGTCAGGTCGAGGAGTCAATTGGGTTAACTCTGTCCACTCCACACTGCTACACCACGTTGTCACATCCGCCTTAACCGCTCGGTTAATACACTTTTCTACCCATTGAGAATACTGTGCAAAATCAGCTTCGCTTGGTGATGCTAGGTATGGATTTAACCTTTGCGTATTAAGCAAAATCGGCGCTCGATTTTCTTCTAGCGACTCATAGAAAAGCTTGTCACCCTCGCGAGTGATCAATTCATCGACCCGTTTTAAATCACGGTTGCCAATCACACGAACAGCGCAGCGTTGTTGATCACATGTGCTTTCTCTCACGACCATATAATCAAGACTTTCAGGCAAGCGTTGCGCTATCTGATTAATGATGTCTATGTTCTGACCAGCTGGCGCTGCAATCGGAGACCACTGCGTGAGTTCTTGGTAAACCGGCTGAACCTGCCACCCTTGAGCCGAATTAAAGAAGTCCATCATGAAGTTACCACCGGCAGTCGAGGCGACCACCACATCCAATTCCTTCGAGCTTGGGTAGCTTAGCGCATTGGTGATTTTAGGCCCTTCACCCTCGTCTGAAGATATCTTCTTAACCACAATTGGATACTCTAGCTCTGCTTGTAAGCCTTCAAATACCTGCTTTTCTGGATTTAGAGCGTAGAACACCGGCGTTAAACCATGATCGCCAGCCATACCCCAAAGGGTTTTATCGTAAACGCCGGCACTGCGGTAGGTCGCTTCAATCTGACGAATCCAATAGTCCAACCGGTTAAGCTCTCCAGTCGGCATCAAAATTTCGTCACTAAAAGGCCCCGTGAAGTGCGCAAAGTGATCCGGCCATGGATTGTAGACCAAGGTATAGTCTGGCATCCCTTTTCCATCCAACTCGGCAAACTGAGTAATCGATTGTTTAACCTGAGCCTTCTTTGAAAGCTTAGTGAAAAAATCAAAGCCCGATATAGACAGGTACGCTTCAATATCTTCAATCAAGGCTTCACGCTTTTCTCGCAGAACGGCTTCAACTTCAGAACGCTCTTCAAGCTCTTTGACGCAGCGTTTCTCACCGTAATCACGTAACGACTCTCCTAAACCTAAGTTCACTAAGCCATCATAAGTCGTGTGCGCATTCCAATCGTACTGGGCGTTGCAGTTCAGCGTTTTGAGATAATCAAGGCGATCAAACATGGTTTGTACCTTATTGTCTGCCATCAATACATCCAACTGCAGCGCATCATTACCGAAGAAGTAATACGCACGGTCGAGCTCTCTATCGACAAAGTGGAAATTAGGGATACCCGTACCACCATTACCAGACACTTTTGCGCCCGTTTTAATGATAGGTAGATTACGTACGCTGATTGTAGGAGTAGAAGAGATACCCACTCGGCTTATATTGTCTCGATGCTCTTGATAGAGTTTTTTGAAGAACGGAAGATAATTCGGATCACGATAGGTTTGTTCAGACAGAACCTCCATGAACCGAACCTGCTGTTGATGTTCAGGCTCGATCACTGTTTCTAGATTAGGTTTGTATTGCGCTCGGTTTTTATGATTCTGATACGCCACCGAGATGAAAGGCGCATTCTCATCGACCAAGCCTTCGATCAACCCTTGCTGTAAACCATCGACCGTCACTTGAACCGCAAAGCGTTTGTTCTGTTGGGATTCTAAGAACTGAATGAGCACATCAGGCTGGTCACTAAATGCTTGCTGCATCCAATCATCGAGCGCTTCTGCGCGTTCTTCTTTAAACACAAATTGTCGGTAAGCTTTAAGCAAGTTTAAGCGCATAAAATCGATAAGAGTGACCGTCAGAGCTTGTACTTTGTTATTCGGCTTATCGGCGTTTTCTGGTTTACCATCTTCTGCAATTGCCAACATTGCAGATTTCATGTCACCGTCATCCATGCCCAATGTCGCTTTACCGATCAAATCAACGATGATCGGTTGAATTTGAGCGATGATCGCCAAATCTTCAGGGCTGTTCGTTAAATAGGTGTAGCTCTCAGGAAGGGTATCCATATCTTGCCAAACACCGATTTCAAATAGCGCATCGTAGATAACAACCATATTGGCAATGAACTGTTCATCAATACGAATCCCTTCATGGTGACCTGTTGCTTCAGTCGAGGTATCTGGCTCTTTATGCTCTGAGACTGGCTCATCACCGACATAATAGAGGCTATGTTCAAAGCCTTTTAAAGCCTCGTTATCATAGACTGTCGACAGATACCCTTTGAATACATCTTCACTACCCAAACCTGAATAGCGGTCGTAGTAACTATAGAGAAAATAACCTAACGGAATTGAGTAAGTCGGGTTGGACAACTGAGCGATCACTCGCGCTTTCGTTTTAGCATCTAAAGGCAGCGCAAGAATGTACGCATCTAATGTTACGCCGCCGATGGTGAAAAGTGCGGCATCGCGAGTGAGTTTGGCGGAGTAATCTAGGCTTGAAAGCACTTGATTCTTCAGTACATCACTGGAACTGAACACCCCACCAATAACAGGCGTTGTCGACATATCGGCAAAACTAGGCGCCGACACTAAGGTCAACGAAAGGCTACTAAACAAACTGGCGTAGCGACGGGCTTGGGAATAGAAACGCATCCAATATCCTTTAGGTCAAATTACCTTCATAAATACAACCTATTGTTTCAGCTCACTTTCATTAGTCAACTACGTTCACTTGTGCATCGTTCACTTATGTATTCGGAGTGAAAGCTTTAGAGTGATAAACGAACCTTTACTTACGTCAAGCAACCTTAAAGTTGCTTGCCACTACCGTCTTCCCATATCACTTCACACTCTTCTTTGATTGCTGCTGTTAATAGTTCAATCAGTGGGAAAGCTCTACTACTTATGTTGACAGGGACTTCGGCACTATTGTCTTCGTTCTCGTGATCGGTATCGTCTTGTTCTGCAGGTTGGTTTTGCTCAGCTTCAATCGCCTTACGTAAGTTGTTCAACGCTTGAGGTACTTCTTCGGCATCAATAGCACCAGGAACCGTTCCGCTATGTCCAAGCATCTTAATAAAATGAAGTGCAACATCACCAAACATAGTGACGCTAGCATGAGCTTTGCAATTAAAGGTAATTAACATAATTAGTCTCTTTGAGTTCTATTGTATACAAACTATGTTGAGTAAATCTTTAGAAAGCAAGCACATAATGATGAAAATAGATTCCATGATTAGACGCTCCAATGTAACTTTACCACTATCCCGTCACATTCAGTGATGCACATCACTGTATAAATCTCACTCAGCTACCTTTAACCTAGAACCTTGATAGTAGTCACACTAAATAGATGACAAAGGTTCCGCGTAGGTTGTTATTTAATCTAGTATTAATGCCATTATCAAATTTTAGTGGCACAAATCACATGAACAGGCTAGTGGGCAGACACATAGAAGAAATGGCGGATATACGATCCACTCGAAAACAAAAAATTGTCTACTCCTTCTCGCTCATTGCCGCAGCTTTGTTCATTTTTTACACTTGGGCTTATCTTCAAGGACAGCATTACACCTTATTAACTTTCGAACTGTGCTTTGCTTTTATCGCAATATCAAATGCAATTTATGTTAGAAAAGCCATTACCCCCCACTATTCTGAATTAATATTAAGTTGTGTACTATTAGTACAAGGCATTATTCTGTTCTTACACAGCCACGCTATCCCAGAACGAATCCTCTGGCTATACCCTATTTTGGCCGCCGTGATTTTCGTCAATGATTTCAGAATTGGAGTCATCTTCAGCACCTCATTTTGTGTCTTTATCAGCATCCTAATTACGGCGCTACCTAGCAATTTTTCTTTACCATTCAACAGTATCCATCGCTTTATTCTCAGCTTATTGATGATGAGCTTGGTATGCCATACGTCAGCTTATTACTACACAAAAGCGGTAAGTTATATTCAGCGCCTGTATAAAGAAGGTATTGAAGACTTAGCCTACAGGGACCAACTCACAGGGTTAGCGAACCGTTGGAGCTTCGAAAGGTGGGCAACTGAAAAGCTTGCGACCGTTGATAGTGAGCGATCACTTACTGCATTGGTTTTTTTAGATATTGATGACTTTAAAAATATTAACGATAGTTATGGGCACGATGTTGGCGACAGTGTCTTACAGCATTTTGCCAATCGCTTAAGCAATAATATTCGAACCAGAGATCGAAAACGTCATGAATACGATTATTCAATTGCACGCTTTGCTGGGGACGAGTTTGTTCTGATGCTCTACGATATTCCCAACCGCAAAGATTTAGACGGTATTTTAAATAGGATTTGTGGATTATTCGAAAGCGGATGCCAAACTAACGAGAGGATCAAAGAGCTGACACTCAGCGTTGGCGTATCACTTTACCCGCAGGATGCTAAAGAGTTGCATGAGTTAACAAGATGCGCCGATAAAGCCATGTATGTTGCGAAACATTCAGGAAAAAACCGATACGCTTATTATCACGACAACCCGACATCGACCTTAATAGAAGAGTTACCGACGAACCTAACCAGCTCAGAACCTGATTCCTCTGAACTTGAAGATTGTCTTGAAGCGAAGGTTGAAGGGAACAATGTTACGCAATTAAAAACTCGTCAACGCTAGCTAGCCCTGTAAGTTAGCCGCTATATAAATACCTTTTTAGCCCGCCATATACATCAGCCAAAGGCTGACTAACCCGATGATGATAATCCATACCACTTGTCGTGCTCGGTTTGGGTTATTGCCTTTAGGTCTTACTACCGTTTTAAGAACAGTTTGTTTAGCCGACTGAATAAACGGAGCTTCAATCTCACGCTTTTTCACGCGACGTTTAACCGCGCTGTTCGCAACTTCTGTAAAACGCTGACTTTGCTCTGTTGTAAAGTCGTTATCAAAGCCCACCCGACCATTCTTTTCGCCATGTTTTTGCTGTACTGCCATAGCGGCCTCCTTGGCGGTCTATTCTACATTCAATTATAGACATAATTTTATATTGTTACCTGTTCAATATTTTCGAATAAGTCACTCAACGCTGTGCCATCTTCTTTTTCAATCAAATTACCTAAACTACAATTATTCAGTTTATGAGGGTTTCAAAAATGACGAGTGTAAGAGCAGTCGATCATGTGATCTCAGCACATGCCACTTCCGATGGTGATGGAGTCAAAATCCAAAGACTCGCTGGTTTTAACAACGCGAGCTTTTCTCCATTTTTGATGATTGATGAACTTAAATCAGATGAAAGCAAAGACTATATTGGCGGCTTTCCTCCTCACCCTCACCGTGGGATAGAAACGCTCACCTACATGCTCAAAGGTCACTTTCAACACAAAGACCATATGGGAAACATTGGAGAACTTCGCAGTGGTGGCGCACAGTGGATGGCCGCGGGCCGTGGTGTGATTCACAGCGAAATGCCGATAATGGAAGAAGGCGCACTGCATGGTTTTCAAATTTGGATAAACCAACCTTCAACACACAAAATGCAGCCAGCGCAATATCATGATTTCCAAAGTGGAAGTATTACAGAGTATCTAAATGAACAAAGCGGTTTGTTACGAGTAATAGCCGGTGGGTTTGAGTTACATAACCAAGCTGACTCAGAAATTTTGCGAGCACAAGGTCCACTACAAAAGACAGGTGTGCCATTAAGTGTTGCGGATTGGCGAGCGAATTCAGGGCAAAAAGTGACGTTAGGGACTTTAGTTGCTCATAATGCCATGACTTATGTGTACCGAGGCACGATTCAGATCGGCGACAAAGTCATCAACCAAGGTCAACTGGCCCTGTTAACAAAAGCTGAATTGTTGTCTTTAGAAAGCCTGGAAGATTCAGGTGTGCTGATTTTTTCTGGTCAACCGATTAATGAACCGGTTGTGCATTATGGTCCATTTGTCATGAACTCGATGGCAGAGATTGAACAGACTATTCAGGACTACAACAACGGAGTATTTGAAACTTATTAGTGCTCTGGTTTTAAGCATTAAACGTTGACGAAAGTATTGAAGAGATTTTGTAACGAACAACGATTTGGTCATCCATTTGATGACTGTAAAAACAAGTGACACTATCCACTGCCGGTTACTATCACTTATTTAACCACGCTCTTGGAGCGTGGTTTTTTCTTACAAGTCAAAGACTAACTCGAAGGATATTACAAGTACTCACACAGGTAAGCGGTCGCTTCTTTTACTTGTAGATCGAAAGAAGAATCACCCACAACGTCAAAAGATTCACCAGATTGATATGTTGTCCAGTCATCATCGCCAACACGCTTTACAATCAAAGCACCTTTAACAACGGTCATCTTTTCAGGAGCCGCAGTACCGAACGTATATTCACCAGCCGCCATCACACCAACACTCACATCAGCACCAGATTGGTTAAACGCTAACGACTTAACGCCACCTTCAAAGTATGTGTTTTCTTTAATCATTGTACTTCCTTGTTATCTCAAAATTGCAATTATTGGGCTCAACGAATAAGCCTATGCGTAAATCTAGGTGATCATTGTTTTAACCAATTCGAGACTGTCCTACAAGAAATAAATACGCATAGCTTAGTCATTTCTGGAATTCGATTTTATTGGTAGCATAAATACTGAAGTAAAGATTAAAAACCGCCAGCGCAACCAAATTTGTTGGAA
This genomic window from Vibrio toranzoniae contains:
- a CDS encoding rhodanese-related sulfurtransferase; this translates as MSQYVVCALYKFVALDDYQEIRQPLTEVLEANQIRGTLLLASEGINGTVAGKRESIDALLQWFKQDSRLADVVYKESFNEEQPFNRTKVKLKKEIVTMGVEGIDPRHVVGTYVKPNEWNDLISDPDVILVDTRNDYEVDIGTFKNAVNPNTETFREFPQYVEENLDPKKHKKVAMFCTGGIRCEKSTAYMKEQGFDEVYHLEGGILKYLEEVPEEESMWEGDCYVFDGRVAVNHQLEKSGYDVCNACRLPITDEDKASEHFEKGVSCPKCIDKHSDEQKARFREREKQVQLSNARGETHVGGEAAHLIEQRKKAKLAHKEQQRSGKKTQ
- a CDS encoding YdcH family protein encodes the protein MLNENHAFILDFPDLKLDIVQLNHDDEKFKADMQKYHQLDYDIRQLEISGSPIDDDSMHNLKVERMELKDSLHKQLTRHHALKIV
- a CDS encoding alkaline phosphatase family protein, producing the protein MRFYSQARRYASLFSSLSLTLVSAPSFADMSTTPVIGGVFSSSDVLKNQVLSSLDYSAKLTRDAALFTIGGVTLDAYILALPLDAKTKARVIAQLSNPTYSIPLGYFLYSYYDRYSGLGSEDVFKGYLSTVYDNEALKGFEHSLYYVGDEPVSEHKEPDTSTEATGHHEGIRIDEQFIANMVVIYDALFEIGVWQDMDTLPESYTYLTNSPEDLAIIAQIQPIIVDLIGKATLGMDDGDMKSAMLAIAEDGKPENADKPNNKVQALTVTLIDFMRLNLLKAYRQFVFKEERAEALDDWMQQAFSDQPDVLIQFLESQQNKRFAVQVTVDGLQQGLIEGLVDENAPFISVAYQNHKNRAQYKPNLETVIEPEHQQQVRFMEVLSEQTYRDPNYLPFFKKLYQEHRDNISRVGISSTPTISVRNLPIIKTGAKVSGNGGTGIPNFHFVDRELDRAYYFFGNDALQLDVLMADNKVQTMFDRLDYLKTLNCNAQYDWNAHTTYDGLVNLGLGESLRDYGEKRCVKELEERSEVEAVLREKREALIEDIEAYLSISGFDFFTKLSKKAQVKQSITQFAELDGKGMPDYTLVYNPWPDHFAHFTGPFSDEILMPTGELNRLDYWIRQIEATYRSAGVYDKTLWGMAGDHGLTPVFYALNPEKQVFEGLQAELEYPIVVKKISSDEGEGPKITNALSYPSSKELDVVVASTAGGNFMMDFFNSAQGWQVQPVYQELTQWSPIAAPAGQNIDIINQIAQRLPESLDYMVVRESTCDQQRCAVRVIGNRDLKRVDELITREGDKLFYESLEENRAPILLNTQRLNPYLASPSEADFAQYSQWVEKCINRAVKADVTTWCSSVEWTELTQLTPRPDSVNQLVNIYLEDRAGTINLFPKAGIGYNTKVPGRHAGEDYLEKDAFIGFWGAPIGENSQPLKIEANGSLAPTLFEYLTGEQVVAGENGWGYPSLIDKLDISADR
- a CDS encoding DUF1840 domain-containing protein, which encodes MLITFNCKAHASVTMFGDVALHFIKMLGHSGTVPGAIDAEEVPQALNNLRKAIEAEQNQPAEQDDTDHENEDNSAEVPVNISSRAFPLIELLTAAIKEECEVIWEDGSGKQL
- a CDS encoding GGDEF domain-containing protein — encoded protein: MADIRSTRKQKIVYSFSLIAAALFIFYTWAYLQGQHYTLLTFELCFAFIAISNAIYVRKAITPHYSELILSCVLLVQGIILFLHSHAIPERILWLYPILAAVIFVNDFRIGVIFSTSFCVFISILITALPSNFSLPFNSIHRFILSLLMMSLVCHTSAYYYTKAVSYIQRLYKEGIEDLAYRDQLTGLANRWSFERWATEKLATVDSERSLTALVFLDIDDFKNINDSYGHDVGDSVLQHFANRLSNNIRTRDRKRHEYDYSIARFAGDEFVLMLYDIPNRKDLDGILNRICGLFESGCQTNERIKELTLSVGVSLYPQDAKELHELTRCADKAMYVAKHSGKNRYAYYHDNPTSTLIEELPTNLTSSEPDSSELEDCLEAKVEGNNVTQLKTRQR
- a CDS encoding pirin family protein, whose protein sequence is MTSVRAVDHVISAHATSDGDGVKIQRLAGFNNASFSPFLMIDELKSDESKDYIGGFPPHPHRGIETLTYMLKGHFQHKDHMGNIGELRSGGAQWMAAGRGVIHSEMPIMEEGALHGFQIWINQPSTHKMQPAQYHDFQSGSITEYLNEQSGLLRVIAGGFELHNQADSEILRAQGPLQKTGVPLSVADWRANSGQKVTLGTLVAHNAMTYVYRGTIQIGDKVINQGQLALLTKAELLSLESLEDSGVLIFSGQPINEPVVHYGPFVMNSMAEIEQTIQDYNNGVFETY
- a CDS encoding pyrimidine/purine nucleoside phosphorylase → MIKENTYFEGGVKSLAFNQSGADVSVGVMAAGEYTFGTAAPEKMTVVKGALIVKRVGDDDWTTYQSGESFDVVGDSSFDLQVKEATAYLCEYL